The Corynebacterium suranareeae genome window below encodes:
- the ftsH gene encoding ATP-dependent zinc metalloprotease FtsH: MKNKKYLQFGGIAAVILIVLFLVSLFSSDTRNFQEVDTSIAMEQLDAGNVAEAQIDDREQRVRLTLRDPITVEEREGVEEIIAQYPARTAPVIFEKVEAANPDSYTTNVTQDSFLMSMLSFILPMVIIFGLLMFFLTRMQGGGMFGIGGSKAKQLTKDMPTNTFDDVAGAEEAVDELHEIKDFLEDPSRYEALGAKIPRGVLLYGPPGTGKTLLARAVAGEAGVPFYSISGSDFVEMFVGVGASRVRDLFKQAKENSPCIIFVDEIDAVGRARGSGMGGGHDEREQTLNQLLVEMDGFGDRQGVILMAATNRPDVLDPALLRPGRFDRQIPVTNPDLRGREQILEVHAKGKPFAPDADIKALAKRTAGMSGADLANVLNEAALLTARVGGNVITADALEEATDRVVGGPRRSGKVISEKEKKVTAYHEGGHTLSAWALEDIERVYKVTILARGRTGGHAMTAQEDDKGMYNRNELFARLVFAMGGRSAEELVFGEPTTGASADIEMATKIARAMVTEYGMSPAVGMVKYGQEQGDPFSGRGGGGNLDHSQEIAATIDTEVQFLLDKAHEVSYSILAEYRDHLDRLAEKLLEKETLRRPDLEALFNDIVPRKVSEVFPDESARFPRQENREPVKTPVELALERGEEPPKKFSILEASRATRERRRKELEAQRKTPLKPAESAGAASGSNTPSSYGTPPPADWSVPGSAGKHRAGGEGTQEAAQEGVQENTQVSARPNPYATPSTSGEHPGMKAYGFGDSELMDQSTGEEHTPGNLSKEAPTEMIGFRLPDHERPDYPEQTQKKSVLDASETTEMPVVPDEPDSGKSGEAQQENPENEGDNRG, translated from the coding sequence ATGAAAAACAAGAAATACCTGCAGTTCGGCGGTATCGCAGCCGTAATCCTCATCGTTCTGTTTTTGGTGTCCCTGTTTAGCAGTGACACCAGGAATTTCCAGGAGGTTGATACCTCTATTGCGATGGAACAGCTTGACGCCGGAAACGTCGCCGAAGCTCAGATCGATGACCGGGAACAGCGCGTCCGACTCACGTTGCGCGACCCCATTACCGTGGAGGAACGCGAAGGCGTTGAGGAAATCATCGCCCAGTACCCGGCACGTACCGCTCCGGTGATTTTTGAAAAAGTAGAAGCAGCTAACCCTGATTCCTACACCACCAATGTGACTCAAGATAGTTTCTTGATGTCCATGCTGAGCTTCATCTTGCCGATGGTGATCATCTTCGGTTTGTTGATGTTCTTCCTCACCCGCATGCAAGGCGGCGGCATGTTTGGCATTGGTGGGTCCAAAGCCAAGCAGCTGACCAAAGATATGCCGACCAACACCTTTGATGATGTTGCAGGTGCCGAAGAAGCCGTGGATGAACTCCATGAAATCAAGGACTTTTTGGAAGATCCTTCCCGCTATGAAGCACTAGGTGCAAAAATCCCGCGTGGCGTGTTGCTGTATGGCCCTCCCGGTACTGGTAAAACCCTGCTTGCTCGTGCCGTAGCTGGTGAAGCAGGCGTGCCGTTTTATTCCATTTCCGGTTCTGACTTTGTGGAAATGTTCGTCGGTGTCGGTGCATCGCGTGTGCGTGATCTGTTCAAGCAGGCGAAAGAAAACAGTCCATGCATCATCTTCGTCGATGAGATCGATGCTGTTGGTCGTGCCCGTGGCTCAGGAATGGGTGGCGGACACGATGAGCGTGAACAAACCCTGAACCAGTTGCTGGTTGAGATGGATGGCTTCGGTGATCGTCAAGGCGTGATCTTGATGGCTGCCACCAACCGTCCTGATGTGTTGGATCCAGCGTTGCTGCGCCCAGGTCGCTTTGACCGCCAAATCCCTGTGACCAACCCGGATCTGCGTGGCCGTGAACAGATCTTGGAAGTTCACGCCAAGGGTAAGCCTTTTGCACCAGACGCCGATATCAAAGCATTGGCAAAGCGCACCGCCGGAATGTCCGGTGCCGATCTTGCCAACGTGCTCAATGAAGCCGCACTTCTTACTGCGCGTGTGGGTGGCAACGTGATCACCGCTGATGCTTTGGAAGAAGCAACCGACCGTGTGGTTGGTGGACCTCGCCGCTCCGGCAAAGTGATCTCTGAGAAAGAAAAGAAAGTCACCGCCTACCACGAAGGTGGGCACACCCTGTCCGCGTGGGCGTTGGAAGATATTGAACGCGTGTACAAAGTCACCATCTTGGCTCGTGGCCGCACCGGCGGACATGCCATGACCGCCCAAGAAGATGACAAGGGCATGTACAACCGCAATGAACTTTTCGCCCGGTTGGTTTTTGCCATGGGTGGACGCTCTGCCGAAGAACTCGTGTTTGGTGAACCCACCACCGGTGCATCCGCAGATATTGAAATGGCCACCAAGATTGCACGCGCCATGGTCACCGAATACGGCATGTCACCAGCTGTCGGCATGGTGAAATACGGCCAAGAACAGGGAGATCCTTTCTCTGGCCGCGGTGGTGGCGGAAACCTTGATCACTCTCAAGAAATCGCCGCAACCATTGATACTGAAGTGCAGTTCTTGCTGGATAAAGCCCATGAGGTTTCTTACTCCATCTTGGCTGAATACCGCGATCACCTAGACCGGCTTGCAGAGAAACTTCTGGAAAAAGAAACCCTGCGACGCCCAGACCTTGAAGCGCTATTCAACGACATCGTGCCACGCAAGGTCTCTGAGGTATTCCCAGATGAATCCGCAAGGTTCCCACGCCAGGAAAACCGCGAGCCAGTAAAAACCCCAGTGGAACTAGCTTTGGAGCGTGGCGAAGAACCACCAAAGAAGTTCTCCATTTTGGAAGCATCTCGTGCTACCCGTGAGCGCCGCCGTAAAGAATTAGAAGCACAGCGCAAAACGCCATTGAAGCCGGCTGAATCTGCTGGTGCCGCTTCTGGTTCAAATACTCCTTCTTCTTATGGCACCCCACCTCCTGCTGATTGGAGCGTGCCTGGATCTGCTGGGAAACACCGCGCGGGGGGAGAAGGCACTCAAGAAGCCGCTCAAGAAGGTGTTCAAGAAAACACCCAAGTAAGTGCCCGACCGAACCCTTATGCCACCCCATCAACCTCTGGTGAACACCCCGGCATGAAGGCTTATGGCTTTGGTGATTCTGAACTCATGGACCAATCAACTGGTGAGGAACACACCCCGGGTAACCTGTCCAAGGAAGCCCCAACCGAAATGATCGGATTCCGTCTGCCGGATCATGAGCGTCCGGATTATCCAGAACAGACCCAGAAGAAGTCTGTTTTGGATGCTTCTGAAACCACAGAAATGCCTGTCGTTCCAGATGAGCCTGATTCCGGGAAGTCCGGTGAGGCGCAACAGGAGAATCCGGAAAATGAAGGAGACAACCGTGGATAA
- the hpt gene encoding hypoxanthine phosphoribosyltransferase: MADVKDFNVPANPYGDDIESILISEDKLKQRIAEMAKRVSEEYKDADDDLILVCVLKGAFYFLADFSRMLDIPTQAEFMAVSSYGNSTSSSGVVRILKDLDKEIEGRDVLIVEDIIDSGLTLSWLMRNLKNRNPKSLNVITLLRKPERLTTSIDMFDIGFDIPNEFVVGYGLDFAERYRDLPYVGTLEPRVYSD; this comes from the coding sequence ATGGCCGATGTAAAAGACTTCAATGTTCCAGCCAACCCATATGGCGATGACATTGAATCAATCTTGATCAGCGAAGACAAGCTCAAACAACGCATCGCTGAAATGGCCAAGCGTGTCTCCGAGGAATACAAAGACGCTGACGATGATCTGATCTTGGTGTGCGTGCTTAAGGGAGCGTTCTACTTCCTGGCAGATTTCTCCCGCATGCTTGACATCCCCACCCAGGCTGAATTCATGGCGGTATCTTCCTATGGAAACTCCACCTCTTCTTCAGGTGTGGTGCGGATCCTCAAAGATCTGGACAAAGAAATCGAAGGCCGCGATGTGTTGATCGTTGAGGACATCATTGACTCCGGTCTGACCTTGTCCTGGCTGATGCGCAACTTAAAAAACCGCAACCCAAAGTCCTTGAACGTGATCACCTTGCTGCGTAAACCAGAGCGCCTGACCACCAGCATTGACATGTTTGACATCGGATTTGATATTCCAAACGAGTTCGTTGTCGGCTACGGCCTTGATTTCGCTGAACGCTACCGCGACCTGCCATATGTGGGCACCCTGGAGCCACGCGTTTACTCCGACTAG
- the tilS gene encoding tRNA lysidine(34) synthetase TilS has protein sequence MPTLIGDLELPRVSPNFLELRKAVRRYRREAVHIGLSGGPDSLALVAAALAENMQVTAICIDHNLQAGSAEVAHNAAAMARHMGAQTIVKSIHVAPGEGMEAAAREARYEAFAQLTDEIWVAHTMDDQAETYLLGGLRGNPAGMKDASRRLELSIIRPLLRVRRAHTHGACEELGLTPWQDPQNFDDAYRRVAIRNKVIPLLAQVHGGDPVPGLALAARRAVEDAEVVEGDVEKRRHEWQDGFPTALAAEPRGLRRRMLADFLRGHGIAVNSRKIEAVDQLLINWHGQGGVAVGKSANGRLEVVRQSGKLKITD, from the coding sequence ATGCCTACCCTCATTGGGGATCTTGAGCTGCCTAGGGTAAGCCCTAATTTCTTAGAATTACGCAAGGCAGTGCGCCGGTATCGTCGCGAAGCTGTCCACATCGGGTTGTCGGGTGGGCCGGATTCTTTAGCGTTGGTAGCTGCCGCGCTGGCTGAGAACATGCAGGTAACAGCGATTTGTATTGATCACAATCTGCAGGCCGGCTCTGCCGAGGTCGCGCACAATGCTGCTGCGATGGCCCGCCACATGGGCGCGCAGACGATTGTGAAAAGCATTCACGTCGCGCCGGGGGAGGGGATGGAGGCCGCTGCCCGCGAAGCCCGGTATGAGGCCTTTGCCCAGCTCACCGATGAGATTTGGGTGGCCCACACTATGGACGATCAGGCCGAAACCTACCTGCTGGGCGGTTTGCGTGGGAATCCGGCAGGGATGAAAGATGCTTCTCGACGCCTGGAGCTATCCATCATCCGGCCCCTGCTCAGGGTCCGGCGTGCGCACACGCACGGGGCATGTGAAGAGTTGGGATTAACACCGTGGCAGGATCCTCAAAATTTCGATGATGCCTATCGTCGGGTAGCTATTAGAAACAAAGTGATCCCACTTCTTGCGCAGGTCCACGGGGGTGATCCCGTACCTGGTTTGGCACTTGCGGCGCGACGCGCTGTGGAGGATGCCGAAGTGGTAGAGGGCGACGTCGAAAAGCGACGCCATGAGTGGCAGGATGGGTTCCCTACCGCACTAGCGGCGGAACCTAGAGGCCTGCGGCGGCGCATGCTGGCAGATTTTTTGCGGGGACACGGAATTGCTGTGAACTCCAGAAAGATCGAAGCCGTGGACCAATTGCTTATAAATTGGCATGGGCAGGGTGGCGTCGCTGTGGGTAAAAGCGCTAACGGAAGGTTGGAAGTGGTGCGTCAAAGTGGCAAGCTTAAGATCACTGATTGA
- the dacB gene encoding D-alanyl-D-alanine carboxypeptidase/D-alanyl-D-alanine endopeptidase, giving the protein MKNAWWVGSSVGVLVAVGAVIGGGVWVNQTGFGLDHPAPMTVEMPAALFSPAINSDTTQDAASSPDFEALTAQLTEQAADPRLGTFVGVARDVESGEIVWEQNQGTAVRPASATKILTAAVALYELGREDTITTQVLEGEQPGTVVIKAAGDVTLSEEMLDDLAAQLEGQNIDTVLIDTSIWPDEGFASTWDPIDVDAGYIADVEPSMIEAGRIGGSEGDLPRSHTPALDVAQALADRIGAETTGTTEITTDSTVLASVESDTLDQRLARMMEDSDNVMAEGIAKEVAASKGLPTDSASTATMTLDILEGKGFDLSDVSIVDNSGLSFDNLITPRLLDDILTRAATETELRSLLTSLPIAHGTGTLEDRYEGMTGAGWVRAKTGTLTDTSALAGVVTSESGRVFTFAFVSNDSAILPAREALDEMASMLRDF; this is encoded by the coding sequence ATGAAAAATGCATGGTGGGTGGGCTCATCGGTTGGTGTGCTGGTGGCTGTGGGGGCTGTTATCGGTGGTGGAGTGTGGGTGAATCAGACTGGTTTTGGTCTGGATCATCCGGCACCTATGACGGTGGAGATGCCCGCTGCGTTGTTTTCTCCTGCGATTAACTCTGACACAACACAAGATGCCGCATCGTCCCCAGATTTCGAGGCCCTTACCGCTCAACTCACTGAGCAAGCTGCGGATCCTCGGTTGGGCACTTTCGTTGGTGTTGCTCGTGATGTGGAATCTGGTGAGATTGTGTGGGAGCAAAATCAAGGAACCGCAGTAAGACCAGCATCGGCGACGAAGATCTTAACTGCCGCGGTGGCCTTGTATGAGCTTGGTCGTGAGGACACCATCACTACGCAAGTGCTTGAAGGGGAGCAGCCTGGAACAGTGGTGATCAAAGCTGCCGGTGATGTCACGTTGAGTGAGGAGATGCTCGATGATTTGGCAGCACAACTTGAAGGCCAGAATATCGATACTGTGTTGATCGATACCTCTATTTGGCCTGATGAGGGGTTTGCTAGCACGTGGGATCCAATCGATGTTGATGCTGGTTATATCGCTGATGTTGAGCCTTCGATGATTGAAGCCGGCCGCATTGGTGGTTCGGAGGGCGATCTGCCGAGGTCTCACACCCCGGCGTTAGATGTGGCGCAGGCGTTGGCGGACCGAATCGGCGCAGAGACCACAGGCACCACAGAAATAACTACGGACAGTACTGTGCTTGCCAGCGTCGAGTCGGACACCTTGGATCAGCGCCTTGCTCGGATGATGGAAGATTCTGACAATGTGATGGCAGAAGGCATCGCTAAGGAAGTCGCCGCATCAAAAGGGTTGCCCACGGATTCTGCGAGTACGGCCACGATGACTCTGGATATCCTTGAAGGCAAAGGCTTTGATTTAAGTGATGTCTCCATTGTGGATAATTCGGGTTTAAGTTTTGACAACCTCATCACCCCACGCCTGTTGGACGATATTTTAACCCGTGCCGCAACGGAAACTGAGCTGCGTTCCTTGCTCACCTCCCTGCCGATCGCGCATGGAACAGGCACGTTGGAAGATCGCTACGAAGGGATGACCGGTGCAGGGTGGGTGCGCGCGAAAACAGGCACGTTGACTGATACCTCAGCGTTGGCTGGTGTGGTGACCTCAGAATCAGGCCGTGTATTTACCTTTGCATTTGTGTCTAATGATTCGGCAATTTTGCCGGCGCGTGAGGCTTTGGATGAGATGGCGTCGATGCTGAGGGACTTCTAA
- a CDS encoding inorganic diphosphatase, whose product MSIEVTVEIPKGSRNKYEIDHETGKVYLDRYLFTPMAYPLDYGYIEHTLGEDGDPLDALVIIPEPVFPAVVVKSRIIGVFKMTDEAGGDDKLLAVLDDPRYDHLQDISDVSDFLKDEIEHFFVHYKDLEKGKHVDGSGWGDKAEAEKIHAEAIDRYKA is encoded by the coding sequence ATGAGCATCGAAGTAACCGTCGAAATTCCAAAGGGATCACGCAACAAGTACGAAATCGACCACGAGACCGGCAAGGTTTACCTCGACCGCTACCTGTTCACCCCAATGGCATACCCACTGGACTACGGCTACATTGAGCACACTCTCGGCGAAGATGGCGACCCATTGGACGCACTTGTCATCATCCCAGAGCCAGTTTTCCCAGCTGTCGTGGTGAAGTCCCGCATCATCGGCGTTTTCAAGATGACCGACGAAGCCGGTGGCGACGACAAGCTTCTCGCAGTTCTCGATGATCCACGCTACGACCACCTCCAGGACATCTCCGACGTTTCCGATTTCCTCAAAGATGAAATCGAGCACTTCTTCGTCCACTACAAGGACCTGGAAAAGGGCAAGCACGTTGACGGTTCCGGTTGGGGCGACAAGGCTGAGGCTGAAAAGATCCACGCTGAGGCAATCGACCGCTACAAGGCATAA
- a CDS encoding polyamine aminopropyltransferase, with the protein MSDLNLSPIWRWLLLVSVSICAASGLVYELALVSLSTSLNGGGIVETSLIVAGYVAALGLGALLVKPFLNWPAQTFLGVETLLGLIGGCSALVLHFTFATIGQSLWILVFATAAIGILVGAELPLLMTMIQQGRLADAKTTGSLVATLNAADYLGALLGGLAWPFVLLPWLGMMRGAAAAGMINLVAALFVGCVLLRHLLPRTHFIVSVVALLLAITALATVLVKSDGIVATARAQLYRDPVIYAHQSDYQDIVVTERGKDRRLYLNGGLQYSTRDQHRYTESLVYPSLNPEAESVLIIGGGDGLAARELLRFPHMQITQVELDPEVIEVANTVLRSDNGGAMEDPRVSIIVDDAFTWLRSGGNNGETYDSIIIDLPDPNNDTMARLYSEEFYTLARARLNEQGRMVVQASSAYTTPDVFWRVGATLESSGCNQVIPYHVHVPTFGDWGFQLCGPTDMELGMRDDTPPLTFLNDEVLAAAAVFGLDNQPKNLEPSTLDHPRVVEDLRKGYRESGE; encoded by the coding sequence ATGTCTGATCTGAACTTAAGTCCCATCTGGCGCTGGCTGTTATTAGTTTCAGTTTCTATCTGCGCGGCATCGGGACTGGTTTATGAGCTCGCTCTGGTTTCACTGTCTACCAGCCTAAACGGTGGTGGAATCGTGGAAACCTCACTGATTGTTGCAGGTTATGTAGCAGCCCTTGGTCTGGGTGCCTTGCTGGTCAAGCCGTTTCTTAACTGGCCTGCACAAACTTTCCTTGGTGTGGAAACCCTGCTTGGACTCATCGGTGGATGCTCCGCGCTGGTTTTGCATTTCACTTTTGCCACCATTGGCCAATCGTTGTGGATTTTAGTGTTTGCTACCGCTGCGATCGGAATTTTAGTCGGCGCTGAACTGCCCTTGCTGATGACCATGATCCAGCAAGGCCGGCTTGCCGATGCCAAAACCACCGGATCTTTGGTCGCCACCTTGAATGCCGCCGACTATTTAGGCGCACTTTTAGGTGGTCTGGCCTGGCCTTTTGTGTTATTGCCGTGGCTTGGCATGATGCGTGGCGCCGCAGCAGCCGGAATGATCAACCTGGTGGCAGCACTATTTGTGGGATGTGTGTTGCTCAGGCACCTACTCCCGCGCACGCATTTCATCGTTTCGGTAGTAGCGCTTCTTCTTGCCATTACAGCGCTTGCCACAGTTCTAGTGAAATCTGATGGGATCGTAGCTACCGCCAGAGCACAGCTCTACCGCGATCCCGTGATCTATGCACACCAATCGGACTATCAAGACATCGTGGTCACAGAACGAGGCAAAGATCGACGACTCTACCTCAACGGCGGTTTGCAATATTCCACCCGTGATCAGCACAGATATACAGAGTCCCTGGTCTATCCAAGCCTGAACCCAGAGGCGGAATCTGTGCTGATTATCGGCGGCGGCGACGGTCTGGCAGCGAGGGAGCTTCTCAGGTTTCCTCACATGCAGATCACCCAAGTAGAACTAGACCCTGAAGTTATTGAAGTAGCCAACACAGTGCTGCGCTCTGACAACGGGGGAGCAATGGAAGATCCCCGTGTGTCCATCATTGTCGATGACGCTTTCACTTGGCTTCGCTCTGGTGGAAACAACGGTGAAACATATGATTCCATCATTATCGATCTTCCCGATCCCAACAATGACACCATGGCCAGGCTGTATTCCGAAGAGTTCTACACCCTCGCGCGAGCACGACTAAATGAACAAGGCCGCATGGTAGTGCAAGCTTCCAGCGCGTACACCACCCCGGATGTGTTTTGGCGTGTTGGAGCAACCTTAGAATCGTCGGGCTGTAACCAAGTCATCCCATATCACGTGCATGTTCCAACCTTCGGTGATTGGGGTTTCCAACTCTGCGGTCCTACCGATATGGAATTGGGAATGCGGGATGACACTCCACCGCTGACTTTCCTCAATGATGAGGTTTTGGCGGCTGCTGCGGTGTTCGGGTTGGATAATCAGCCTAAGAATCTCGAGCCGTCTACATTGGATCATCCCCGCGTTGTGGAGGATCTACGCAAGGGGTACCGAGAATCAGGCGAGTAG
- a CDS encoding DUF350 domain-containing protein: protein MSDYLINGAISTLAYFVLAAVILVVGFVILDLITPGKLHELVFVHHLPNAAVITAAQQVSIGIIVVTAVLTSSDILTEGLIETAVFGVLGLVIQVVVMAVLEVVIPGRFRDLVEDRKLRSGAVVAAVILIVVGAVNAACLI, encoded by the coding sequence ATGAGCGATTATCTTATCAACGGCGCCATCAGCACCCTGGCATATTTCGTGCTGGCGGCGGTGATCCTCGTTGTTGGCTTTGTGATTTTAGATTTAATCACCCCAGGTAAACTGCATGAACTTGTGTTTGTACACCACCTGCCCAATGCTGCTGTGATTACTGCTGCGCAGCAGGTTTCCATCGGAATTATTGTGGTTACCGCTGTGCTGACTTCCTCGGATATTTTGACCGAAGGTCTGATAGAAACCGCTGTATTTGGTGTACTTGGCCTGGTCATCCAAGTGGTTGTCATGGCGGTATTGGAAGTTGTTATTCCAGGACGTTTCCGAGACCTCGTTGAAGACCGCAAACTACGCTCCGGCGCGGTTGTCGCAGCAGTGATCCTGATTGTGGTGGGAGCCGTAAACGCTGCATGTCTGATCTGA
- a CDS encoding DUF4247 domain-containing protein codes for MSSRNYGTLGFIFLFFAVLCLVAAVVAKPAVGSQVSDRWPGNNGTYSCAGETGVADQIASMSTPTERATDPATGDEYLRYRKNLIIVKGEGTPECTITVEGLDRVNSGAFIWLGGGFGPSSPSSSSGGSSGSGGGVK; via the coding sequence ATGAGCTCCCGAAATTACGGAACCTTAGGATTTATCTTTTTGTTCTTCGCCGTGCTGTGTCTGGTTGCTGCTGTGGTGGCGAAACCCGCAGTGGGTAGTCAAGTTTCGGATCGCTGGCCAGGTAACAACGGAACCTACTCGTGTGCGGGTGAAACCGGAGTTGCTGATCAAATCGCCAGCATGTCCACACCCACCGAGCGGGCAACTGACCCAGCCACGGGTGATGAATATCTGCGCTACCGGAAAAATTTGATCATTGTGAAAGGCGAAGGCACCCCGGAATGCACCATCACTGTCGAAGGTCTAGATCGCGTCAATAGTGGTGCATTTATTTGGCTCGGCGGCGGTTTTGGGCCATCCTCACCAAGTAGTTCCAGCGGCGGATCCTCAGGTTCCGGCGGTGGCGTCAAATAG
- a CDS encoding DUF2617 family protein, with protein MIYHLDCTPADVSAEALGVSWNGDLPEVLVDKLIDASPHPSTCQLAVIGSSHVVTVETPEGRFREEISCHAPQAEDARWPLPDSITRENYLLQTNVAVLSEEDFARAAEEIAAGGDDWLIASFPGAGDHHLTALTAEFLEDVWEWFSYHLYPDERTIVSTRSIYKP; from the coding sequence ATGATTTATCACCTAGATTGCACACCTGCCGATGTCAGCGCCGAAGCACTCGGCGTGAGTTGGAATGGGGATTTGCCGGAGGTGCTCGTCGATAAGCTTATCGACGCCTCCCCACACCCCAGCACCTGCCAGTTAGCGGTGATTGGCAGCTCGCATGTGGTCACCGTTGAAACGCCCGAGGGGCGTTTCCGGGAGGAAATTTCCTGCCATGCACCACAAGCAGAAGATGCGCGTTGGCCGTTGCCTGATAGCATCACGCGGGAAAATTACTTGCTTCAAACCAATGTGGCCGTGCTGTCGGAGGAAGATTTCGCCCGTGCTGCCGAGGAAATCGCAGCGGGTGGCGATGACTGGTTGATCGCCAGTTTTCCCGGCGCAGGCGACCATCATCTGACAGCGTTAACGGCAGAATTTTTGGAAGATGTGTGGGAATGGTTCAGTTACCACCTCTACCCAGATGAACGAACCATCGTGAGCACGAGGAGTATTTACAAACCATGA
- a CDS encoding DUF4178 domain-containing protein codes for MNVTWLILAVILVIIAVVFFYLSAQKKKSEPQQPRQRQDPLKFADGSDTFNARILGPGAIISRGGVDYVCRGAIQFRQGQYIWHEYLLDGGKGSEYLSVEYDEGQLNLGWWITRPDIDEQPAREVTVEGVRYRKTESGVGTFTSEGTTGVADQGEFEYWDLAEAGGNRLLSFERYGSDGQFEVSLGWKVLPGELTVYPAPEAS; via the coding sequence ATGAATGTGACGTGGCTTATCTTGGCTGTCATTTTAGTGATCATCGCTGTTGTGTTCTTCTATCTTTCTGCGCAGAAGAAAAAGAGCGAACCGCAGCAGCCTCGGCAGCGTCAAGATCCATTGAAGTTTGCTGATGGTTCTGACACTTTTAATGCCCGCATTTTGGGCCCCGGTGCCATTATTTCTCGTGGTGGTGTGGATTATGTGTGCCGTGGCGCGATTCAATTTAGGCAAGGCCAGTACATTTGGCACGAGTACCTGCTTGATGGTGGCAAGGGCAGTGAGTACTTAAGCGTGGAGTATGACGAAGGCCAGTTGAACCTCGGATGGTGGATTACTCGACCTGACATTGATGAACAACCCGCACGTGAAGTCACAGTAGAAGGCGTTAGGTACCGCAAAACTGAATCTGGCGTGGGCACCTTCACCTCAGAAGGAACCACAGGTGTGGCTGATCAGGGAGAATTCGAGTATTGGGATCTCGCCGAAGCTGGTGGAAATAGGTTGCTGAGTTTTGAACGCTACGGCTCCGATGGACAATTTGAAGTCTCGCTCGGTTGGAAGGTGCTGCCCGGCGAACTCACCGTTTACCCAGCACCAGAGGCCTCATGA
- a CDS encoding PRD domain-containing protein, translated as MVSNTAWKIIQVFNNNVVLAENGSDRAVLLGRGLGFGRAPGAAVQVDSIQEYFRPTVMQPPEQLARLITELNPAIIALARELAETAEFMCDVDIPDSTVVAMADHIRFAIDRAAQGISLPNPLRWEVSQFYPREFAFGHKALAHIKNSAQVSLPEDEAVSLALHVVNAQFAQNNRQDSMARTAQLTTLLTKVFDVVEAALPDQHIDRDSMTAARFITHLRFLLQRLIGREGKAHEAEKGLISLSSKVADEYPVSFSIAGKVIMMLQLELDTTCSEDEAVYLALHIARLMTSPR; from the coding sequence ATGGTGAGCAACACTGCTTGGAAGATTATTCAAGTCTTCAACAACAACGTGGTTCTAGCTGAAAATGGTTCAGATAGGGCTGTGTTGTTGGGCCGTGGGTTGGGTTTTGGTCGTGCTCCTGGTGCTGCTGTTCAGGTCGACTCGATCCAAGAATATTTCCGCCCAACGGTGATGCAACCACCGGAGCAATTAGCGCGGTTGATCACGGAACTTAATCCGGCGATCATCGCGTTGGCTCGTGAGTTGGCAGAAACCGCAGAGTTTATGTGTGATGTGGATATTCCTGATTCCACGGTGGTGGCAATGGCTGATCATATTCGTTTTGCCATTGATCGTGCTGCTCAAGGGATTTCTTTGCCGAATCCGCTGCGGTGGGAAGTCAGCCAGTTTTATCCTCGAGAATTCGCGTTTGGCCATAAGGCTTTGGCTCATATTAAGAATTCGGCACAGGTGAGTTTGCCGGAGGATGAAGCAGTGTCGTTGGCGTTGCATGTGGTCAATGCACAGTTTGCGCAGAATAATCGGCAGGATTCCATGGCGAGGACAGCGCAGTTGACCACGTTGCTCACCAAGGTTTTTGATGTGGTGGAAGCAGCTTTGCCGGATCAACATATTGATCGGGATTCCATGACGGCTGCTCGGTTTATCACCCACCTGCGCTTTTTGCTGCAGCGCTTGATCGGTCGGGAAGGCAAAGCCCACGAGGCAGAAAAGGGGTTAATTAGTCTTTCATCCAAAGTAGCGGATGAATATCCGGTGTCTTTTTCCATTGCTGGCAAAGTGATCATGATGCTGCAATTGGAATTAGATACCACCTGCTCTGAAGATGAGGCTGTGTATTTGGCATTGCATATCGCACGTTTGATGACATCGCCGCGATAA